In the genome of Kosmotoga arenicorallina S304, the window GATATATGCCACCAAGCTTTATTACAACACCAACGATGATTCCTTTGAAGGTGAAAACGTCTCACTTGAAATGATATTTGAGGAGGATTAGTTGTGATAGATATAAAAATAGTTAGAAACAATCCAGAGATAATTGAAAACGCCCTCAAAAATCGAAACGCCGATCCAGCTCTGCTTGAAGAACTTCTGAAGATCGATGTAGAAAGGCGTCAGGTCATTGCAGCTGCTGACAGGAAGAAAGCCGAAAGAAACGCAATTTCATCGAATATCGCAAAATTGATGTCTGAAGGGAAGAAAGCAGAGGCTCAGGAGCTAAAAGCGAAAGCGAAGGAAATATCTCTAGAGGTCAAAGAGCTTAATCAAAGAGCTGGTGAGCTCGATGAACTTCTCCAAATGAAACTTCTTTATATTCCCAACATACCGCATTCTAGTGTACCCATCGGGTCTGACGAAAGCGAAAACGTAGTGGTGAGAAAATGGGGAGAACCCAGGAATTTCGATTTTGAACCCAAACCTCATTGGGAACTTGGAGTCCAGAGTGAACAGATGGATTTCGACAGAGCTGCCAGATTAAGCGGTTCAAGGTTTGTGGTCTTGAGAAATCATCTGGCAAAACTCGAGAGAGCTCTGATAAATTTCATGCTTGATCTTCATACCACTGAGCACGGTTATCAGGAAGTGTCTCTACCGCATTTAGTAAAACGGGAAACCATGATGTCAACGGGGCAATTGCCAAAGTTCGAAGAAGAGGCTTACAAAACAGACCCGGATGATATGTTTTTAATCCCAACGGCAGAAGTACCTCTAGTAGGACAACATCGTGACGAAATCCTTGAACTGAACAGCTTGCCAAGAAGATATACAGCTTACACTCCCTGTTACAGGCGAGAAGCGGGTAGCTATGGACGAGATGTAAAGGGTATGATAAGAGTACATCAATTTGACAAGGTTGAACTCGTCTGGTTTACCCTTCCGGAAGCTTCTTATGAAGCCCTTGAAACCCTTACGGAAAACGCTGAGGAAGTGTTGAAAAGGTTAAAGCTTCCATATAGAGTGGTATCCCTGTGCACCGGTGATCTAGGTTTCGCTGCCGCCAAAACCTATGATCTGGAAGTATGGCTTCCTTCTTACAACACATATAGGGAAATTTCTTCATGTAGTAATGTAGAGGACTTTCAGGCGAGAAGAGGGAATATACGCTTTAGAGACAAAGATAACAAATTGAAATTTGTACATACACTTAATGGTTCTGGATTGGCAGTTGGTAGAACACTAGTTGCTATTGTTGAAAACTACCAGCTTCCGGATGGCAGAATAAGAGTACCGGAAGCTCTTATCCCTTATATGGGATTGGAGGTAATTGGTTGAGTGCCAAATGCTTTCTGGGTTGAGCATATTGAAAAAGGCAAGATATATCTTTCGCCTTCGGAAGCGAAACATCTAAAAGTACTGAGAGCGAAAACCGGGGATTTGTTAACAGGTTTGGATGGAAAGGGAAATATCTATCGCTTCCAGCTCGAGAATATTGGTAAAAGGGAAACAACAGGGAGGCTTTTAAGCGTTGAGCATGTAAACAGGAATGAGCAGAAGCTCATTGTTCTTGTAGCCACTACTAAATGGCCGCGATTGCGGCTGGTAATGGAAAAGGCTGTAGAGCTCGGAATTGACAGGATTGAATTGTTCAACAGCAAACATAGCGTTGCCAGAGCTTCAAAAGATAAATCAGATAAGTTCATTTCGGTAATGCGTGAAGCATCAAAGCAGTGTTTGAA includes:
- the serS gene encoding serine--tRNA ligase, with product MIDIKIVRNNPEIIENALKNRNADPALLEELLKIDVERRQVIAAADRKKAERNAISSNIAKLMSEGKKAEAQELKAKAKEISLEVKELNQRAGELDELLQMKLLYIPNIPHSSVPIGSDESENVVVRKWGEPRNFDFEPKPHWELGVQSEQMDFDRAARLSGSRFVVLRNHLAKLERALINFMLDLHTTEHGYQEVSLPHLVKRETMMSTGQLPKFEEEAYKTDPDDMFLIPTAEVPLVGQHRDEILELNSLPRRYTAYTPCYRREAGSYGRDVKGMIRVHQFDKVELVWFTLPEASYEALETLTENAEEVLKRLKLPYRVVSLCTGDLGFAAAKTYDLEVWLPSYNTYREISSCSNVEDFQARRGNIRFRDKDNKLKFVHTLNGSGLAVGRTLVAIVENYQLPDGRIRVPEALIPYMGLEVIG
- a CDS encoding RsmE family RNA methyltransferase encodes the protein MPNAFWVEHIEKGKIYLSPSEAKHLKVLRAKTGDLLTGLDGKGNIYRFQLENIGKRETTGRLLSVEHVNRNEQKLIVLVATTKWPRLRLVMEKAVELGIDRIELFNSKHSVARASKDKSDKFISVMREASKQCLNPYLPELQIIDSADKIALNNATNFLLDFYGKPFQSFSSKIATSRSVRILVGPEGGFSKNELELFQRFSSVVSLGKRILRVETAVIVSVSFVSLLMGRF